One window from the genome of Pseudomonadota bacterium encodes:
- a CDS encoding sel1 repeat family protein, protein MNGTLQFLLSAVIAVMICTYSTEKGFAVLRGATEHIERELAHLPAPEEILEKSEADAAYNIGVKYYNDEEKRYDYIEYAVKWFRRAAKLGSPDGQYRLGVAYEWGESIEIDYSEALKWYRLSAEQMNKGGQYGLGSLYANGRGVEQDYSEAAKWYKLSAIQGQHQAQYELGLLYLEGKGIVQDYRRAYFWLALASKKFDEAMEKREDAANHLTDEQLKVIRSGLKEWKPGLSAVVSD, encoded by the coding sequence ATGAATGGCACGCTACAATTTTTATTATCCGCAGTCATTGCCGTGATGATCTGTACCTATAGTACGGAGAAGGGGTTTGCGGTTCTGCGCGGGGCGACGGAACATATAGAGAGGGAATTGGCTCATCTTCCTGCGCCGGAAGAAATCCTTGAGAAATCGGAGGCGGATGCCGCCTATAATATTGGAGTCAAATACTATAATGATGAAGAAAAACGGTATGACTATATTGAATATGCCGTGAAATGGTTTCGTAGGGCTGCTAAATTAGGTTCTCCTGATGGACAGTATCGTTTGGGTGTGGCGTATGAGTGGGGAGAAAGTATCGAAATAGATTATTCTGAAGCACTCAAATGGTATCGTTTGTCTGCGGAGCAGATGAATAAAGGTGGGCAGTATGGTCTTGGTAGCCTCTATGCGAATGGCCGCGGAGTTGAGCAAGATTACTCGGAAGCCGCGAAGTGGTATAAACTATCCGCCATACAAGGCCAGCATCAAGCACAATATGAATTAGGGCTTCTGTATTTGGAAGGGAAAGGGATTGTGCAAGATTACCGGAGGGCGTATTTCTGGCTCGCACTTGCTTCCAAAAAGTTTGATGAGGCCATGGAGAAACGCGAGGACGCAGCAAATCACTTAACGGATGAACAATTGAAAGTTATTAGGAGCGGACTTAAAGAGTGGAAGCCTGGCCTTTCGGCTGTTGTATCAGATTAA
- a CDS encoding DUF4034 domain-containing protein, with the protein MKKILLSLILPLLFFLVLLSQPALSDTRENIQKKSSLNLTHREMFAMEDFTSLDKAMNSIQREYEDGSWSDEELDDLFSWSLRGHAPELEAVYNKWVEVFPKSYAAHQARGLYFSRLVDRYYKEALEITKIKSWEDIPPAQADKIKHYAALAITDHNTAIKLRKGKPVLAYAKLIMLYAVTGDMKTSRALLEKVNRIAPDNKIARLSYMTLLHSDRFYKGDETLDEMRKLADEAAGFSLEDEHIEIADLFHIRLLKEGKYAELEKRMGDIQRKYEAGKIHDRTLRKYFYDFGLANPDHAEKLNAWIKKYPKSYAARQTRAMYLLSAAWRARGNKYMTETSSQEVEGMEHYLGRAWDDCVEAATLTAKPILSYRTMVSLLQTGGGRQQIYATVERANIVDPKNAIVRMAYMDSLQTRWGGSLELMEEYLEEAKLIGLPETVIMDFEESIIEEKRWLTEQVMKQYENIGQVVTGF; encoded by the coding sequence ATGAAAAAGATACTGCTCTCGCTTATTTTGCCCTTGCTGTTTTTTCTTGTGTTGTTGTCCCAACCCGCCTTGTCAGACACGCGCGAGAATATTCAGAAAAAATCATCTTTGAATCTGACGCACAGAGAAATGTTTGCGATGGAGGATTTCACCAGTCTGGATAAAGCGATGAATAGCATTCAGCGTGAATACGAAGACGGGAGCTGGAGCGATGAAGAGCTGGATGACTTGTTTTCCTGGTCTTTGAGAGGTCACGCTCCGGAGCTTGAGGCAGTCTATAATAAATGGGTGGAGGTCTTTCCGAAATCATATGCGGCGCATCAGGCACGCGGTCTATATTTTAGCCGACTGGTAGACAGATATTACAAAGAGGCTTTGGAAATAACGAAAATCAAGAGTTGGGAGGACATTCCTCCCGCGCAGGCAGATAAAATCAAGCATTATGCGGCGCTTGCCATCACAGATCACAATACGGCGATCAAATTACGGAAGGGGAAGCCGGTATTGGCGTATGCGAAATTGATTATGCTGTATGCCGTAACCGGTGACATGAAAACAAGCCGCGCATTGCTGGAAAAAGTAAACAGGATTGCTCCGGATAATAAGATTGCGCGTCTCTCATATATGACCTTATTGCACTCTGACAGATTCTACAAAGGTGATGAAACATTGGATGAAATGCGCAAATTGGCAGACGAAGCCGCAGGCTTTTCTCTGGAAGACGAACATATAGAAATTGCGGATTTATTTCACATTCGATTACTGAAAGAAGGCAAATACGCGGAACTCGAAAAAAGAATGGGAGATATCCAGCGGAAATATGAAGCGGGAAAAATTCATGACCGGACTTTAAGAAAATACTTTTATGATTTTGGTCTGGCAAACCCTGATCATGCCGAGAAGTTGAATGCCTGGATTAAAAAATATCCCAAATCTTACGCGGCACGCCAGACAAGGGCGATGTATCTTCTAAGCGCCGCATGGCGTGCGCGCGGCAACAAATATATGACAGAGACATCCAGTCAGGAAGTTGAAGGTATGGAACATTATTTGGGACGTGCGTGGGATGATTGCGTTGAAGCCGCTACATTGACGGCTAAGCCGATCCTGTCTTATAGAACCATGGTCTCTCTATTGCAAACAGGTGGCGGGCGGCAGCAGATTTATGCAACAGTGGAACGGGCAAATATCGTTGATCCTAAAAACGCCATTGTGCGTATGGCCTATATGGATAGCCTGCAGACAAGATGGGGCGGAAGTTTGGAGCTGATGGAGGAGTATTTGGAAGAGGCAAAACTGATAGGTTTGCCTGAGACCGTGATCATGGACTTTGAAGAGTCGATTATTGAAGAAAAACGCTGGCTGACCGAACAAGTCATGAAACAGTATGAGAATATTGGACAGGTTGTAACGGGCTTCTGA